AAGGCGCGGGCCAACGGCCCGGGTCAGCCTCAGCGCACCGGCGGACCGTACTGGATGCCGCCCTTGGTCCAGAGGTTGTTCAGGCCGCGTTCGATGCCGAGCGGCGTGGCGGGGCCGACGTTGCGGTCGTAGATCTCGCCGTAATTGCCGGTGGCCTTGAGGATGCGCACCACCCAGTCGGGGGTGAGGCCGATGCCCTCGCCATATTTGCCGTCGGTGCCGAGCAGGCGCTTGATGTCCGGGTTCTCGGACTTCACCTGCTCGTCCACGTTCTTCTGGGTGATGCCCAGCTCTTCGGAGTTGAGCAGCGCAAAGTAGGTCCACTTCACGAGGTCGAACCACTGGTCGTCGCCATGGCGGACCAGCGGGCCGAGGGGCTCCTTGGAGATGGTCTCGGGCAGGAGGACATGGTCGGCCGGGTTGGTGAGCTTCAGGCGCACCGCGGCGAGCTGGGACTTGTCCGAGGTGAACACGTCGCAGCGGCCGGATTCATAGGCCTTCACCGTCTCGTCGAGGGTCGCGAAGGCGATGACCTCGCGATACTTCATGTTGTTGGCGCGGAAATAGTCGCCGACATTCAGCTCGTTGGAGGTGCCCGTCTGCACGCAGATGGAGGCTTCCTGCAGCTCCTTTGCGGACTTCAGGCCGACCGACTTGCGGATGAGGAAGCCCTGGCCGTCGTAATACATGACGCCGGCGAAGTTGAAGCCCAGCGTGGTGTCGCGCGACATGGTCCAGGTGGTGTTGCGCGACAGCACGTCGATGGCGCCGGAGGTCAGCGCGGTGAAGCGGTCCTTGGCGGAGAGGGGGGTGAACTTCACCTTCGACGGGTCGTTGAAGATGGCGGCGGCGATGGCCCGGCAGAAGTCGACGTCGAGCCCGCTCCATTCATTCTTGTCATTGGGGCTGGAGAAGCCGGGCAGGCCCTGGGTCACGCCGCAGTTGAGGGCGCCTCTCGCCTTCACGTCGTCGAGGGTCGCGGCCTGCACGGCGCCAGCCAGCGACAGAAGTCCTGCTGCTGCGAAGAGGAGTCGTTTCACGGAAGGTTCCTTTTTTCGCGATGTCGGCCCTTCCGCCGCCGCTCCTGCCGCTGTCCGGCACGAGATGGCTCGACGGACGGATCAAGGCCGTCTATCCCGCCCATCACAACCCCTCACAGCGGAGCGGTCAATAGCGGCCGGCCGGTCGCAAGCTACCGTGACCACAGGAGACATGCATGTCGGACGCAAGCAGGGATGACCAAGGGGCACACGGAGCGTCAGGCGCGACCCTGGGCGCGGCTACGACGATCGTCCATGCCGGCCGCGATCCCCGCCGCTTCGACGGATTCGTGAACACCCCGGTGGTGCGCGGCTCGACCGTGCTTTATCCGAACTATGATGACCTGATCCACCATCGCGCCCGCTACACCTATGGTCGTCACGGCAATCCCACCAGCGAAAGCCTGCAGGTGGCGCTCACCGCGCTGGAGGGGGGCGACGGCGTGGTGCTCACCCCCTCCGGCCTGTCGGCGGTGACGACGGCGCTGCTCGCGGTGGCCGGCAGCGGCGATCACGTCCTCGTGGTGGACAGCGTATACCGGCCGACCCGCAACTTCTGCGACGGACTCTTCGCCCGCCTCGGCGTCGAGACCACCTATTACGATCCCCTGATCGGCGCCGGGATCGAGGCGCTGATCCGCCCGAATACCACGGCCATCTTCCTGGAGGCGCCCGGCTCCCAGAGCTTCGAGATGCAGGACGTGCCGGCCATTGTCGCGGTGGCGAAGGCGCGCGGCATCACCACCCTGATCGACAACACCTGGGCGACGCCGGTCTTCTTCAAGCCCCATGCCTTCGGCGTGGACATCTCGATCCAGTCGGGCACCAAATACATCTGCGGCCATGCGGACGTGAGCATCGGCACCATCTCCGCCGTGGGAGACGCGCTCCGCAAGGTGCGCGCCACCTATAGCGCGCTGGGCATCACGGTCGGTCCCGACGACATCGCGCTCGCCGCCCGCGGGCTCAGGACGCTGGCCGTGCGCCTCGCCCAGCACCAGAAGGCGGGGCTGGAGATGGCGGAGTGGCTTGCTGCGCGGCCGGAAGTGTCGCGCGTGCTGCATCCGGCGCTGCCGTCCGATCCCGGCCACGCCATCTGGAAGCGCGACTTCTGCGGCGCCAGCGGCCTGTTCAGCCTCATCCTGAAGCCGGTGCCCGAGGCGGCGGTCGCGGCCTTCTTCGATGCGCTCACATTGTTCGGAATGGGCTATTCGTGGGGCGGCTACGAGAGCCTCGCCATCCCGTTCGACTGCAAGGACTACCGCACCGCGACGCCGTGGCAGGTGGAAGGGCCGGCCGTGCGCATCCACATCGGGCTGGAAGACACGGCCGATCTCAAGGCCGACCTCGACCGCGCCTTCGCCCGCATGCGCGAAGTGGCCGGCGGCTAGCCGCCTTCGGAATCGAGGAAACCTGAGGCGCGGGCGAGCGTTGTCCTGACGAGACACAACATCGTCAGGAGGCCGTAATGCAGGACCCGAACGAAGTCCGCGAGGACGTGGAATTCCATCGCACCGATGGCCGCACGAGGGATGGCGCGCCGGTAAAGCCCGCGGTCCAGGCGCGGCAGGGGGTCACCTCGGGCCGCGTGCTGATGATCCTGTCCGTGGGCCTCGCGCTGGTCGTGATCGGCTTTGCCGCGAGCTACATGGGCGCGGTTTAGGCGCGCCCGTAACTCACACCGGAATGTTGTCGATCAGCCGCGTTTCGCCCAGCCATGCCGCGGCGAGCAAGCGGATCGGCTCCTTGGCGTCCTTCAGCGGCGCCAGGGTCTCCGCGTGGCGGGCCGCGACGTAATCCACCCTGAGGCCGAGCGCTGAGATCATTCCGGAAGCCGTGTCTACGGCCGCCTGAGGATCGGTTCCCCCGCGAATCTGTTCAGCGGCGCGGGTGAGGGCGGCATAGATCACCGGGGCAACCTTGCGCTGCTCCTCGTCCAGATAGGCGTTGCGGGAGGAGAGGGCGAGCCCGTCCGCCTCGCGGATCGTCGGGACGGGCACGACCTCCACCCCGAGATCGAGATCCTTCGACAGCCGGGTCACCACCTTGAGCTGCTGGTAGTCCTTCTCGCCGAACATGGCGTAGTCCGGCGCGCACTGGATGAAAAGCTTGCCTACCACCGTGGCGACGCCGCCGAAGAAATGCGGCCGGAAATCGGTCTCAAGCCCTTCGGACGGCCCGCCGACGGCGATGCGGGTGGCGAATCCCGCCGGATACATCTCCGTCGCGGTGGGCGCATAGACGAGATCGACGCCGACGTCCGCCAGCCTGTTGAGGTCCGCCTCAAGCGCGCGGGGGTATTTGTCGAAATCCTCGTGCGGGGCGAACTGGGCCGGGTTGACGAAGATCGACACCACGGTTCGTCCGGCGAGTTCCCGTGCCTTTTCCGCCAGCGCCATGTGGCCCACGTGCAGAGCGCCCATGGTGGGAACCAGCGCCACCTTGGAGCCCTCGGCGCGGAAGCCCGCCACCGCCGCCCGCAGGTCGCGCACGCGGCCCACAACCTTCGGCAAAGTCGCCATCATCCCATCCCCTCGCCACGGCGCACGGCCGCTTGGGGGGTGCAGATAGGCCCTGCGCCGCCCGGCATCAAGCCATAGTCCGTCGCGGGGCGGGCAGGGGCCTTGGTGGGGCGGCCGTTGGAGCTTATGTGTGAGACGGAGAGGATCGGATGGCCA
The nucleotide sequence above comes from Xanthobacter flavus. Encoded proteins:
- a CDS encoding amino acid ABC transporter substrate-binding protein codes for the protein MKRLLFAAAGLLSLAGAVQAATLDDVKARGALNCGVTQGLPGFSSPNDKNEWSGLDVDFCRAIAAAIFNDPSKVKFTPLSAKDRFTALTSGAIDVLSRNTTWTMSRDTTLGFNFAGVMYYDGQGFLIRKSVGLKSAKELQEASICVQTGTSNELNVGDYFRANNMKYREVIAFATLDETVKAYESGRCDVFTSDKSQLAAVRLKLTNPADHVLLPETISKEPLGPLVRHGDDQWFDLVKWTYFALLNSEELGITQKNVDEQVKSENPDIKRLLGTDGKYGEGIGLTPDWVVRILKATGNYGEIYDRNVGPATPLGIERGLNNLWTKGGIQYGPPVR
- the metC gene encoding cystathionine beta-lyase, which encodes MSDASRDDQGAHGASGATLGAATTIVHAGRDPRRFDGFVNTPVVRGSTVLYPNYDDLIHHRARYTYGRHGNPTSESLQVALTALEGGDGVVLTPSGLSAVTTALLAVAGSGDHVLVVDSVYRPTRNFCDGLFARLGVETTYYDPLIGAGIEALIRPNTTAIFLEAPGSQSFEMQDVPAIVAVAKARGITTLIDNTWATPVFFKPHAFGVDISIQSGTKYICGHADVSIGTISAVGDALRKVRATYSALGITVGPDDIALAARGLRTLAVRLAQHQKAGLEMAEWLAARPEVSRVLHPALPSDPGHAIWKRDFCGASGLFSLILKPVPEAAVAAFFDALTLFGMGYSWGGYESLAIPFDCKDYRTATPWQVEGPAVRIHIGLEDTADLKADLDRAFARMREVAGG
- the panC gene encoding pantoate--beta-alanine ligase — encoded protein: MATLPKVVGRVRDLRAAVAGFRAEGSKVALVPTMGALHVGHMALAEKARELAGRTVVSIFVNPAQFAPHEDFDKYPRALEADLNRLADVGVDLVYAPTATEMYPAGFATRIAVGGPSEGLETDFRPHFFGGVATVVGKLFIQCAPDYAMFGEKDYQQLKVVTRLSKDLDLGVEVVPVPTIREADGLALSSRNAYLDEEQRKVAPVIYAALTRAAEQIRGGTDPQAAVDTASGMISALGLRVDYVAARHAETLAPLKDAKEPIRLLAAAWLGETRLIDNIPV